In one Neobacillus sp. CF12 genomic region, the following are encoded:
- a CDS encoding CoA-binding protein, which translates to MAVENPSIEEIGAILKKSKRIAVVGLSDKPDRTSYMVSEVMQKAGYEIIPVNPAVDEVLGVKAVASLKDIQGHIDIVNVFRRSEQLFDVAKEFDEIDADVFWAQQGLVNEEAYVFLKEKGYTVIMDLCIKVAHALTK; encoded by the coding sequence ATGGCGGTTGAAAATCCATCTATTGAGGAAATTGGAGCTATATTAAAAAAGTCTAAACGGATCGCTGTTGTGGGTTTAAGTGATAAACCAGACAGAACCTCGTATATGGTATCCGAGGTGATGCAAAAGGCTGGATATGAAATTATTCCGGTTAATCCCGCAGTTGATGAAGTACTTGGTGTGAAAGCGGTTGCTTCGTTAAAGGATATCCAGGGACATATCGATATTGTTAATGTTTTCCGACGTTCTGAGCAATTGTTTGATGTAGCAAAAGAATTTGATGAAATTGACGCCGATGTTTTTTGGGCACAACAGGGCTTAGTGAACGAAGAAGCATATGTGTTTTTAAAGGAAAAAGGATATACTGTGATTATGGATCTTTGCATAAAAGTGGCACATGCTTTAACAAAATAA
- a CDS encoding glycosyl hydrolase family 18 protein, translating into MSQIEYHRKKSLSPKWVVGGLMFAVLLIASSILFLFYPFASKEKATYFTEKNPILYEGSQQGNAILQGDSIFLPLSFMQEKIDNTIIFDEKSKSIIITTAEKVIQMPTDSLTFFVNQKPVDLHVSPIITKEGQIFVAIEPLLAFYPIQYSVLKESGAVWIQKNGDRYIQGKITAEDVHPEKLRLRTEPSLKASYTAQLSKQENVMIEGEEQDYYLVRKENGISGYISKKYVQKNKEVTISISKQSEPITIPKINGPIQLTWEAVYTKNPDHTQIPDMMGVNVVSPTWFSLVGNDGSINNLASLEYSQWARSKGYQVWGLFSNSFDPVLTHEALKDFETRQKIIVQLLHFSQMYQLQGINFDIENVKQEDGPLVTQLMREATPYLHEAGLVVSMDITFYAGENNNWSSFYERSKLAGIVDYLIIMAYDEHSGSSPVSGSVSSLPWVETNLQNLLKEVPKEKLVLGVPLYSRLWKEQLNEDGTTTVSSQAMSMTKVKEWLAEKGLQPVYDEASGQNYAEYYAEEEKATYKIWIEDELSLSKRANLAAAYQLAGVASWSRLFGDQTAWTAINMDPNKTLTQK; encoded by the coding sequence ATGTCACAAATTGAATACCACAGAAAGAAATCTTTATCACCAAAATGGGTCGTAGGAGGATTGATGTTCGCAGTCTTATTGATTGCCTCTTCTATTCTTTTTTTATTTTATCCCTTTGCTTCAAAGGAAAAGGCAACTTATTTTACCGAAAAAAATCCGATACTTTATGAAGGTAGTCAGCAGGGAAATGCTATTCTACAAGGAGATTCTATCTTTCTTCCACTTTCATTTATGCAAGAGAAGATCGATAACACGATAATCTTTGATGAAAAGTCCAAATCTATCATCATAACCACGGCTGAAAAAGTAATCCAGATGCCTACGGATTCCTTAACATTTTTTGTAAATCAAAAACCAGTAGATCTTCATGTATCACCGATTATTACAAAAGAGGGCCAAATATTTGTGGCAATTGAACCATTGCTCGCTTTTTATCCGATCCAATATTCGGTTTTAAAGGAGAGTGGTGCCGTTTGGATCCAGAAAAATGGTGACCGCTATATCCAAGGAAAAATAACGGCAGAAGATGTTCATCCTGAAAAACTAAGACTACGAACAGAGCCATCTTTGAAGGCTTCCTATACAGCACAACTGTCTAAACAGGAAAACGTAATGATTGAAGGAGAGGAACAGGACTATTATTTAGTTAGAAAAGAAAATGGAATCAGTGGATACATCAGCAAGAAATATGTTCAAAAAAACAAAGAAGTAACAATCAGTATTTCGAAGCAGAGCGAACCAATAACAATACCAAAGATTAACGGTCCCATACAATTAACTTGGGAAGCCGTTTATACAAAAAATCCTGATCATACTCAAATCCCTGATATGATGGGTGTGAATGTTGTGTCTCCAACTTGGTTCTCCTTGGTTGGAAACGACGGGAGTATCAATAACCTAGCATCTTTGGAATATAGCCAATGGGCACGATCGAAGGGGTATCAAGTATGGGGATTATTCTCTAACTCGTTTGATCCAGTGCTGACGCATGAAGCGTTAAAAGATTTTGAAACACGTCAAAAAATCATTGTACAATTACTTCATTTCAGTCAAATGTACCAATTACAGGGAATTAACTTTGATATTGAAAATGTTAAGCAAGAAGATGGCCCGCTTGTCACACAATTAATGCGCGAAGCAACTCCTTACTTACATGAAGCAGGATTAGTCGTTTCGATGGACATTACCTTTTATGCAGGTGAAAACAACAATTGGTCATCCTTCTATGAAAGAAGTAAACTTGCTGGGATTGTCGATTATTTGATTATCATGGCTTACGATGAACATTCAGGTTCATCACCTGTTTCTGGAAGTGTTTCGAGTCTGCCATGGGTTGAGACGAACCTACAAAACTTATTGAAAGAAGTTCCAAAAGAAAAGCTGGTTCTTGGCGTACCGTTATACTCAAGGCTTTGGAAGGAACAACTAAATGAGGATGGAACAACAACGGTTAGCTCTCAGGCCATGTCAATGACGAAGGTAAAGGAATGGCTGGCTGAAAAAGGTTTGCAGCCTGTGTATGATGAAGCAAGTGGTCAAAACTATGCTGAATATTACGCAGAAGAAGAGAAGGCAACCTATAAAATATGGATTGAGGATGAATTATCATTATCTAAACGAGCGAACCTTGCTGCTGCCTATCAACTAGCAGGAGTCGCTTCCTGGTCAAGATTATTTGGAGATCAAACAGCGTGGACCGCTATAAATATGGACCCTAATAAGACTTTAACTCAGAAATAG
- the plsY gene encoding glycerol-3-phosphate 1-O-acyltransferase PlsY, whose protein sequence is MVQIILVLILAYLLGSIPSGLIIGKVFYKTDIREHGSGNLGGTNTFRTLGVKAGLAVTIADILKGTLAAALPVLFGLDDINPLLAGVFAVIGHTYPIFAGFRGGKAVATSGGVLLFCAPLMFLTIFVVFFASLYITKYVSLSSMLAGICAVIYAVIDWDIPLLIAVTLLASFVIYRHRANIKRIMNKTEPKIKWL, encoded by the coding sequence ATGGTTCAAATTATTCTAGTCCTGATACTAGCCTACTTGCTTGGCTCGATTCCATCAGGTTTAATCATTGGAAAAGTTTTTTATAAAACAGATATTCGGGAGCATGGAAGTGGAAATTTAGGTGGCACAAATACTTTTCGAACATTAGGAGTAAAAGCTGGTTTGGCTGTTACAATTGCTGACATCCTTAAGGGAACATTAGCAGCTGCTTTACCTGTATTGTTTGGACTCGATGACATTAACCCTTTACTTGCTGGTGTTTTTGCTGTTATCGGACATACCTATCCCATCTTTGCTGGATTTAGAGGCGGCAAAGCGGTAGCAACCTCTGGTGGCGTATTATTGTTTTGTGCTCCGCTCATGTTTTTAACTATTTTTGTCGTCTTTTTTGCCAGTCTATACATAACGAAGTATGTATCTTTATCTTCTATGCTCGCTGGCATTTGTGCTGTGATTTATGCTGTCATTGATTGGGACATCCCCCTGTTAATTGCCGTAACACTTTTGGCTTCATTTGTAATTTATCGACATCGCGCAAATATTAAGCGGATCATGAATAAAACAGAACCTAAAATTAAATGGCTTTAA
- a CDS encoding CapA family protein, translating to MKKKAIITSGIIISMCILLAAVLFIQQQNNQAAAQKDHPTKEHPTRLQPIMTRTLTEKLTVGGIGDILIHDRVYQDAFNGTHYNFNPIFENVKSILEAPDVLTANQESMLGGIDIGVSSYPMFNSPHEVADALVNTGVDIVSLANNHTLDKGERGILSATDYLNSIGLPHVGSFLNEEDRQKLRILTKNGIKLAFLSYTYGTNGIPVPDGKDFLVNLISRDIMSEEIARAKKEADVVIMSIHWGNEYQRIPTNEQKDLANFLANEGVDIIFGSHPHVLQPMEWIVRADGRKSFVIYSLGNFISGQVRDYKDIGGMATVEITKHVTETGKRIELSNPTFYPTFVSSQSNKNYRVVPLEKAGSFGLQNAEAKYQEIQDHMTQWLR from the coding sequence ATGAAAAAGAAAGCCATTATTACGTCAGGAATCATCATATCTATGTGTATTCTACTTGCTGCAGTTCTCTTCATTCAGCAGCAAAATAATCAGGCCGCGGCACAAAAAGATCATCCTACAAAGGAACATCCAACTAGGCTGCAACCCATTATGACCAGAACTTTGACAGAAAAGTTGACCGTTGGTGGTATTGGTGACATTCTGATTCATGATAGGGTTTATCAGGATGCCTTTAACGGAACGCACTATAATTTCAATCCTATTTTCGAAAACGTTAAAAGTATTTTAGAAGCGCCAGATGTATTAACTGCCAATCAAGAAAGCATGCTAGGTGGAATTGACATTGGTGTTTCAAGTTATCCAATGTTTAATAGTCCTCATGAAGTCGCAGACGCTCTCGTCAATACTGGGGTGGATATCGTTTCTCTGGCAAACAATCATACGTTAGATAAGGGTGAAAGAGGAATTCTTTCTGCAACGGATTATTTAAATAGTATCGGCCTGCCACATGTAGGAAGTTTCTTAAATGAAGAGGATCGTCAAAAATTAAGAATCCTTACTAAAAATGGAATAAAATTAGCATTTCTGTCTTATACATACGGTACAAATGGAATACCTGTACCAGATGGAAAGGATTTCTTAGTCAATCTTATTAGTCGTGATATCATGAGTGAGGAGATAGCACGGGCTAAAAAAGAAGCAGATGTTGTGATAATGAGTATTCATTGGGGGAACGAATACCAACGAATACCAACAAATGAACAAAAGGACTTGGCAAATTTCCTGGCGAATGAAGGTGTAGATATCATTTTTGGTTCTCACCCCCATGTCCTTCAACCAATGGAGTGGATTGTCAGGGCAGATGGAAGAAAGTCATTCGTTATTTATTCATTGGGTAATTTTATATCCGGTCAAGTAAGGGATTATAAGGATATTGGCGGCATGGCTACAGTTGAAATTACAAAACATGTTACCGAAACAGGTAAAAGGATTGAATTGTCTAACCCAACTTTTTATCCTACCTTTGTATCTAGTCAAAGCAATAAGAATTATCGAGTCGTACCTTTGGAAAAAGCTGGTTCCTTCGGGCTTCAAAATGCTGAGGCAAAATACCAAGAAATTCAAGACCACATGACACAATGGCTCCGTTAA
- a CDS encoding CPBP family intramembrane glutamic endopeptidase yields MKQNNHQGSFLSMLFIFLLFFFTRSYYSLFSWFILGILLLLAFLKEENRLFAWLMISFFGGSLLLFYADKFIEAYELKPYYRVIINQLLYIIPILSMCYVIKKFGKKISFFFKMPESVGRKNSLYFIGVLISFGFILFIFTNEIEMDMKLFLSLILFAIIHATIQEVVWRGIWLTQLTVITNQTTSVLFTSIGFALNTTIFGFSIAVFLMYCCMGFIFGLLTIKYKSIFPSVITHTLVLILLFLNGLLQLPI; encoded by the coding sequence ATGAAACAAAATAACCATCAAGGTTCCTTTTTATCCATGCTGTTTATTTTCTTACTCTTTTTCTTCACAAGAAGTTATTATAGTTTGTTCTCTTGGTTTATCCTGGGCATATTGCTTTTACTAGCTTTCTTAAAGGAAGAAAATCGTTTATTTGCTTGGCTGATGATTTCTTTCTTTGGAGGAAGTCTGCTTCTCTTTTATGCGGATAAATTTATTGAAGCATATGAATTGAAGCCATACTATAGGGTAATTATTAACCAACTATTGTACATCATCCCAATTCTATCGATGTGTTATGTCATCAAGAAGTTTGGTAAAAAAATTAGTTTCTTTTTTAAAATGCCAGAAAGTGTTGGTAGAAAAAATTCTCTCTATTTCATTGGGGTTCTTATTTCTTTTGGGTTCATTTTATTTATTTTTACGAATGAGATTGAAATGGATATGAAGCTATTCCTCTCGCTTATCTTGTTCGCGATTATCCATGCAACCATACAGGAAGTGGTATGGCGAGGCATTTGGTTAACACAATTAACAGTGATTACTAATCAGACGACTTCGGTTCTGTTTACAAGCATTGGCTTTGCACTGAACACGACAATATTTGGATTTTCTATCGCTGTATTTCTTATGTATTGCTGTATGGGGTTCATATTTGGATTATTGACAATAAAGTATAAAAGCATCTTTCCATCAGTTATTACCCATACCTTAGTTTTGATCTTACTATTTCTCAATGGATTGCTCCAGTTGCCTATATAA
- a CDS encoding HesB/YadR/YfhF family protein — protein MKIQISSEAAGWYKQELNLKTGDFVRFYVRYGGCSTVQSGFSLGISNEEPVDIGAKITEDGITFYIEEKDLWYFDDHDLIIEYHAKYEEPVLDYKKA, from the coding sequence ATGAAAATCCAAATCAGCAGTGAAGCAGCAGGATGGTACAAGCAAGAACTCAATCTTAAAACAGGTGATTTTGTCCGTTTCTATGTCCGTTATGGGGGATGTAGTACGGTACAAAGTGGGTTTTCACTTGGCATATCGAATGAAGAACCCGTTGATATTGGAGCGAAGATAACCGAAGATGGGATTACTTTTTATATTGAAGAAAAAGATTTATGGTATTTCGATGACCATGATTTAATCATTGAATATCATGCAAAATATGAAGAGCCTGTTTTAGATTATAAAAAAGCATAA
- a CDS encoding Gfo/Idh/MocA family oxidoreductase, whose protein sequence is MVKIGIIGLGDIAKKAYLPVVSEHKDIEFHIYTRNTEVLTDISKKYRFPHIHFSLSSLIDSEIKGAFVHSSTESHEDIVRELLENGIHVYVDKPITYHLETSKELVELAESKKLILMTGFNRRFAPFYRSMTEITQPNMVILQKNRHSLPSDIRKFVFDDFIHVLDTVRYLFQGEIQETIVHGRVKDGQLYHVVVQFISKDMTGIAIMNRDNGAVEEKLEVMGPDEKRVINDLDKMTIYRDQKEIALSFNNWDSTLFKRGFEQIIEEFIDAVKTDTLPSVTARDALQTHELCEHVVQQLEGKQ, encoded by the coding sequence ATGGTTAAGATCGGAATCATTGGACTTGGGGATATAGCCAAAAAAGCGTATCTTCCTGTTGTAAGCGAGCATAAGGATATAGAGTTTCATATTTACACAAGAAATACTGAAGTTTTAACTGATATTAGTAAAAAATATCGCTTTCCTCACATACACTTTAGTCTATCTTCCCTTATTGACAGCGAAATAAAAGGCGCTTTTGTTCATTCGTCAACAGAATCACATGAGGATATTGTTAGAGAACTCTTGGAAAATGGTATTCATGTTTATGTGGACAAGCCCATCACCTATCACTTGGAGACTTCTAAGGAGCTTGTCGAGCTTGCTGAAAGTAAAAAACTTATCTTAATGACGGGATTTAATAGACGGTTTGCTCCATTTTACCGTTCAATGACTGAGATCACTCAACCCAATATGGTTATTTTGCAAAAAAATCGCCATTCACTTCCTAGTGATATTCGAAAATTTGTCTTCGATGATTTCATCCACGTTTTAGATACGGTGCGGTACTTGTTTCAAGGAGAAATTCAGGAGACAATCGTTCATGGAAGGGTAAAGGATGGCCAGCTTTACCATGTAGTGGTTCAATTTATTTCAAAAGATATGACAGGCATTGCTATTATGAACCGTGACAATGGGGCTGTTGAAGAAAAATTAGAGGTAATGGGACCAGATGAGAAGAGAGTTATCAACGATTTAGATAAAATGACGATTTATCGAGATCAGAAAGAAATCGCACTATCATTTAACAATTGGGATTCTACTCTTTTTAAAAGAGGATTTGAACAGATTATCGAAGAATTTATTGACGCCGTGAAGACGGATACATTGCCATCTGTAACAGCTAGAGATGCGTTACAGACACATGAATTATGTGAACATGTTGTCCAACAGCTGGAGGGTAAACAATAG
- a CDS encoding thioesterase family protein: MDNVFTSTREIQLLYADTDMMGVIYHANYLKYFELGRSGLIEDLGYSYVDMETAGYFAPVYDIQATYKKPLRYGDRGFVKTWIEKNDGLKTVYGYSIINGDKEVCAEGTSTHIVVKKDNFRPIAFKKAFPEWFLKYEEIKKKQ; encoded by the coding sequence ATGGATAATGTATTTACTTCTACAAGGGAAATTCAGCTATTATATGCAGACACGGATATGATGGGAGTCATCTATCATGCTAACTATTTAAAGTATTTTGAGCTTGGGAGAAGCGGATTGATTGAGGATCTTGGATATAGTTATGTAGATATGGAAACCGCAGGTTATTTTGCACCGGTTTATGATATCCAAGCAACCTATAAAAAGCCGTTACGTTATGGTGATAGGGGCTTTGTAAAGACGTGGATTGAGAAAAATGATGGGCTTAAAACAGTCTATGGCTATTCCATCATAAATGGTGACAAGGAAGTTTGTGCAGAAGGAACATCAACTCATATTGTTGTTAAAAAGGACAACTTTAGACCGATTGCATTTAAAAAGGCATTTCCTGAATGGTTCCTAAAGTATGAAGAAATAAAGAAAAAGCAATAG